In the genome of Paenibacillus pabuli, one region contains:
- the purN gene encoding phosphoribosylglycinamide formyltransferase codes for MANYRIAVFASGEGSNFQVLVDAARNGGLGASIDLLVCDKPAARVVQRAQDAGVECHLFTPKNYDSREAYEAEIVEVLESKNIDLVVLAGYMRLLTSVVVDRYAGRLINIHPSLLPAFAGKDAIGQALEYGVKLTGVTVHFVDGGMDTGPIIAQHPVPILPEDTAESVSRSIHAAEQKLYPEVVSWFAQGWVQLEGRQVTVLKPV; via the coding sequence ATGGCGAACTACCGTATTGCTGTGTTTGCCTCTGGTGAAGGTTCGAACTTTCAGGTATTGGTTGATGCAGCACGGAACGGAGGGCTGGGTGCATCCATAGATCTGCTGGTCTGTGACAAACCCGCTGCACGTGTAGTGCAGCGGGCACAGGATGCAGGTGTGGAATGCCATCTGTTTACTCCCAAAAATTATGATTCCCGCGAAGCCTACGAAGCTGAAATCGTGGAAGTGCTTGAATCCAAAAACATTGACCTGGTTGTTCTCGCCGGATACATGAGATTGTTGACTTCGGTAGTCGTGGATCGCTATGCAGGAAGATTGATTAACATTCATCCGTCCCTGTTGCCTGCGTTTGCAGGCAAAGATGCGATAGGACAGGCCCTGGAATATGGCGTTAAACTTACCGGGGTTACTGTGCACTTTGTGGATGGAGGCATGGATACAGGGCCGATTATTGCCCAGCATCCTGTTCCGATTTTGCCAGAGGATACGGCTGAATCCGTTAGTCGCTCCATCCATGCGGCCGAACAGAAGCTGTACCCTGAGGTTGTATCCTGGTTTGCCCAGGGATGGGTTCAACTCGAAGGTCGTCAAGTTACGGTGCTAAAACCGGTTTGA